The Populus nigra chromosome 4, ddPopNigr1.1, whole genome shotgun sequence genome contains the following window.
AAACGAATTTATAAGCAATACATGCATCTCATTTTTTTCTCCCTCAGGTAGGGAAGAACCTCCATGTTCTTAGTCAGATAGAGGGTGTGGACCTTGAGATTTACAGAGACACCGTTCTTCCCAGAGTTTTAGAGCAGGTCTGATCCTCTCAGTTTCCTTTTGTTGCTTCTTTTTCCATTAGTTTGAAATCTATAACATCTGTATctgatgatatgttgatttttcatgtaaatatGCTGTTACAGGTTGTCAACTGTAAAGATGAGCTTGCACAGTATTATTTTATGGACTGCATAATTCAAGTCTTTCCAGATGAGTACCACTTGCAGACCCTTGAGACATTGTTGGGGGCCTGCCCCCAGCTTCAGGTAGATTATTTTCCAGTTCAAGGACTGTTTTGTTCACATATAGGACTTAACATTTCTGATCTTTGGCTGTGGCCATGGTACTTGTAGTTGCCTCAACTATTATATAAAGTACAAGCAAAATAAATTCCTTATAATGGACATTTTTAAAGTCTGGATAGCATTAGCTTTATTATTTAGTTATTCCTGAATTCAATACGCTCCCACCCCAAAACCTCAACCACGGCTGGGGGCCCACATTGGtatctatttatttagttttaaggATTATTAAGTTAATAACtctgtttttttaagaatacaGATGTTGTATTTGCCTTCTTGTTCCTCTTTTAGTTAAGACCTACACATTGACATATTTTCTCTGTGCGACATTGTCTGCTTCCAGCCAACAGTTGATGTTAAGACAGTGCTATCACGGTTAATGGCAAGATTATCCAATTATGCTGCTTCAAGTGCGGACGTGAGTTGTCTTTATGACTCTGACCCTTGTAAGTCATGCTATtgcatttttattaatgatGCCTTATCTTCCAGGTTTTACCCGAGTTCCTGCAAGTGGAGGCATTTGCTAAATTGAGCAGTGCTATTGGAAAGGTAAATTTCTCCCAAGTAAAAGTAGAAGATCAGTGTTTTGCTGGTGTTTGATACGATGCATGAGAGTGCTTTGAGAAATAGGCTCATGGGTTGGTTTTCCCAAAATAGTTGCTATTCTGTCTGCttccatatatttttatctttaagagGTGTTTTGTTTACAGTGGAAGAGCGTTCTGTTTCATGCAAGTTGGCTTGTAGGCTAGCCAAAAGGCTTACATCTTATAAAGGTGTTAGACTAAAAACCAACACTAACTTAACATAGTGACAGAAGTGAGTGACTTTCATGACACCCCCTGAAGTTAACTGAAACACTTAAGTCTTTTCATATTTCACTTTTaattatgtgtttattttttattagtctaTAATCTTAATCCTTCATAAGTTGATCGGCAACCATTCCATGGCAGGTAATTGAAGCACAGGTTGACATGCCTATTGTTGGAGCCGTTGCTTTGTATGTCTCTCTCCTCACATTTACACTCCATGTTCATCCTGAACGGCTTGATTATGTGGATCAAGTACTGGTAcgctttcttttaataaacGTGAATAATACTCTCATCTGAGCATCTAAGTTTTTCCCTGTTCTTCATggtttttaacatgatattggCTGGTCAAATTGCCATACAACATTCAGGGCACCTTCTTTGGTCTTCTGTATCAATTAGATCACGAAGATGTTATTCCACagaacaattttttatatatttttaaattatttacagGGGGCATGTGTTAAGAAGCTCTCTGGAAAGCCAAAACTTGAAGATATCagagcaaaaaaacaatttgttgcACTTCTGAGTGCTCCATTAGAAAAGTACAACGATATTGTCACTGCCTTGACACTGTCTAATTACCCTCATGTCATGGACTGCCTTGATTATGAAACAAACAAGATCATGGCTATGGTTATTATTCAGAGCGCTATGAAAAATAACACTTGCATTTCTACTGCTGACAAGGTAAAGTATCCCTACATATTCAAATCTCATACATTATCCTTTGCAAATATGGTAATCCTTGCTGTTATTCTCTTTTTAGGTTGAGGTGTTGTTTGAACTAATAAAAGGGCTAATAAAGGATTTGGATGAGACTGCTACAGATGAGGTGCATGTTGAATGTTTTTTCAGTATGAATTTCACGTTATAAAGTTATgaatgattaatattttatggatAGCCTGCTCTCTAACACTCCCTTGATCTGCGATATAAATAGCTCGATGAGGAGGATTTCAAGGAAGAACAAAATTCTGTTGCTTGCCTCATACATATGCTTTATAATGATGATTCAGAGGAAATGTTGAAGGTAAGTTGTTGGTTTAGAGGTATCCTGCAGGCTTATTATGATGTTAACTTTACTTTAATAGATTAATAAATTGTTATACAACCACCTATATTATCACTAAAATGAGGAAGTTAGATGAGCTTCTCTTGGACAAATGTCTTATAGTTATACAGTCTTACTAAAATTGAGAATCCAATTGACTGTGAGATTTAAATTTTTGGAGCCTTGAGGTTACAATGTTTAGGTCCTGTACTATCATAATCATACAATTTACcttatttaattttctcaataaaaaaagtcTCTTTTCATTCAGATTATCTGTGTTGTGAGGAAGCATATAATGGCTGGAGGATCGCAACGATTACCTTTTACTGTCCCTCCTCTCATATTTTCTGCACTCAGGGTATGTTTCTTCTCATATCTCTGCAAGCTTGCCAGATTGTATGCCTGATTGTGATTTTAATGATTCAATATAGCACAGAATGTGTGACATTGCATATTGAAATCTTTTGAATCAACCCTGCTATGGTTAAGAAGCACTTGGCTATTCACATAGGACAAGCTTTTTGTAGGGAGAAAAATTGGTCTTAAGGATTCTAGATTTCTGAGACTTAAAGAGTAGTGTTCGGTTTAACTTTGTGATCTCTGATCTCATAGCACCACTACTTACTCTCTTGAACTGATTTTTCTTTGGAATTCTGTGTGGTTCCTAGTTGGTGAGAAAGTTGCAAGATCAGGATGGAAATGTAGTGGGAGAAGAAGAGCCTGCAACGCCTAAGAAAGTTTTTCAGCTCCTGAACGAGGTAAATATATATAAGCAATCTTTTATTGCTGTTAAGAGGTCCCATGGTTAACGTCTTTACATGTTTGACTCCTAATTGCCCTATATAAATTGTTCAGCTACCTTTTATGGAGAATTTCCTTTCCAAAAGTGTATTCATATCCCACCTCTTTTTTCTCTTGCATTCTTATCAACCTATTGCTGCCTTGCTGGTCATGTGTTCCTTGTTCATATTCCTTTCTTTGATACAACTCATCTTCTTGATGCTTAAAGTATGTTATCTGTTTTTATCAGACAATTGAGGCTCTTTCATCTGTTTCCTCACCTGAGCTGGCATTAAGGTTATACTTGCAATGTGCTGAGGTATACCGTGGCTAAACTTGGTACTGCAGAAAATTGACCTGGAAATGATTAGAGgaataattttttgttcaatacaaaaaaagaaagagagaaagaaagaaaagaaaagaaaagaaaagaaaagaacagctGTCAAATTCATGCACATGTGCACCCATACACTGGCATTTTAAACGAGGGGAAAAGggcttttctttaattttttctggTCTAAAAGGCTATAATGTCATCTTACTATATCACCTTTGCTTTTATCATATCTTATAAGGGAAATCTTTTCTGCTCACACTTGCGTGCAAGCTTATGCTTAATTATACATTTTTGACCTCTATTTTGTTGTTCTATGATAATAACCAGGCTGCCAATGACTGTGATCTGGAGCCAGTTGCTTATGAGTTTTTTACACAGGCATTCATATTATATGAGGAAGAAGTTGCGGTAACTCGTGAACCATTTCTTTTTGCCAGAGCCACTCAGACAGAGTGACTCTCTGTGCACGTTCTTGAAATAAAGATTGTTGTGGGTCACATttactcaatttaatttttttttatatttacatctATATATTGCTTTCAGGACTCCAAGGCTCAGGTGACTGCATTACATCTAATAATTGGGGCTCTCCAGAGGATGAATGTATTTGGTGTTGAGAACAGGGACACTCTGACACACAAGGCCACGGGAGTAATAGTTCTTATGTATTCTGTTATTACAGTGTCATGTCCTTGCAGTTTTTTTCCGAAACCTTTACTGTCTCCTCATTTCTCTATCTTCTTCCCTTTGTCAGCATTCTGCAAagcttttgaagaaacctgatCAGTGCAGAGCAGTCTACGCATGCTCACATCTATTTTGGGTTGATGATCAGGATGGCATCAAGGATGGGGAAAGGTGCTGTACCTTTTTGCTTAAAACCATTGTATTCTACTTGAATAACTGTACAGTTCTATCCATGAACCAATCACTCCTCTGCAAGAACTTGTCCTCGTGATAGGTGTTCCTACTTTTGAACCTGCATTATTGCTATTATTCAATGTTGTCTCCTGGCCAGTAGACTTGTATTTCATTTTGTGACAAGTTTTAGCTACTTATATATGTGAAGAACACTTGAGCGGATGACTCCAGATGCCTTCTCTAATTTCAGGGTCCTGCTTTGCCTCAAGCGTGCCTTGAGGATTGCAAATGCAGCTCAGCAGATTGCCAATGCAACAAGGGGTTGCAGTGGACCGGTCACACTGTTTGTTGAGATATTAAACAAGTGAGTAGCTTGGATCTGTAATTTTAATCTTATTATTCATTTGTCACATAGCATCTGGCATTGTATGATAATTACGGGGGCACATGCTTCAGGTACCTGTACTTTTTTGAGAAAGGAAACCCGCAGATTACTAGTGCTGCAATACAAGGACTGATCGAATTAATTACTAATGAAATGCAAAGTGACTCCACCACACCAGATCCAGCATCAGATGCCTTCTTTGCCAGCACAATTCGGTACATTCAGTTCCAGAAACAAAAGGGTGGTGTTATGGGTGAGAAATTTGGGCCTATCAAGGTGTAAGTAAGATGCCTGAAAGATTGGAATCGAGTCAAACTGATTTGTTTGGGTTTCAACAGCAGGAACCGTCCAGGAGTTGTGGTTTGTAAAATTTTCTAATCCagcatttgattttgttttcttcttgaaCTTTTTCCCCCGAAGTTCAGTAATTATAATCTGTGCATTATTCTCCGTGGGAatgtttcaaataattattggtCAAAGCATTGTGGTGGTATACAAGGGCCTGTCTTTCTCATGcactatttatttgattatgcaTTGAAAGGTCAAGGGAggataaaaagtatttttctattGTGACTCTTAAATAGTGCCTGTTCTTTTTATATCAGATGCCACAAGTACATACCATCCAAAATAGTTTATAGAGTCCCTGGCTTCTGATAGACATTCAACTTGCACCTTGAAGTTTTTTTCTCAAGTCATTATACGAATGGCTACTACTATTCTTTGTTATAAAACCACCACCCTTGGGCTAGTGAACCCAAGGTgttctttcatgattttttttggaaaaaacagtTTGACACatcgttttagtttttttttttttagtttgcagGGTCAATTAAAGTTTGATCAAGTCGTCAGCTTCTATCTAATCTAGTATAAAACCCAGGTCGTGGATCGGTAACTGCCAGGGAGGGCTACTCTTATCCTTGTAAAAGAATGCCgctttatattcttttattacaCTGAGTAAAATGTTCATCCTATTCCTTGGATGACATGTTAGCCCGCTaacatatatgatttttttaaatgtttgtcaaaataatgcattttttttttatttttaaaaacttttacaaaCACCAAATGAAGCCCTCAAATTTAGCCCCTGTTTGATTGATtgctagaaaataattttttttttagaaagtaaatttcagaaaagtgaattattttttgatatttggtgttgtaaaataaattaaaaaataatttccagtatttggttatgtcgtgaaaaataagctggaaaataatttattaatgtttttatttttttcaagtttattaaaatgataagaaacaaatcttacaaattaaaaaaacatataatttcataaattatttcaaataaaataaataataatcaaataatagggatcaaatctaaaaataaaaaaattgaaagatgaagaaattaaaataataataattaacatttcataaattatttcaaataaaataagtaacaatcagaagaataaggatcaaatttgatacataaaaaatttcaattaaaaaatgataagggtaaaacaaaaaaaattataaaaataagaaccaaaattaatataaaaattaaattttaaaggatgaaattgaaaaacaaatattcaaaacaaaatatatataacaattaaaagtttgtgaataaaatttgatataatcaataaataatatgatatttttaaatttgtcataattttcagaaaatattttccacccaaaataataaaaaaaaacaaaccaaattttttttgactaaaaagcatttttcattgataaaaaaataactaatttttttagtgacaaataaacacaaaaaaaaattaaaaaaataattttcagaaaaaCAAACCCagctttaataaaataataacaccAACCAGCATTCTGCTATAATGACACTAGCGACACAACGAGGCATAATCATTACCATGGCCAATTATCATGACCGGTCCAGTGCTGAAGATGGCCatttccagaaaaaaaattaaaaaatacagaaCAACTCAAACCACCATTTAGGTTAACAGGAAATCCAAAAAAGAGAGTTACATTAGTTGAAACCGGATGCAAAATAACCATCACTGTCGTTACAATCTGCTGCAGAATAAGATACGAAGAGGGCCAGAAATTCTGCAAGCCTCGGATAGGAGGCCAGCCCGCGCCAGGAGACATCCACAGTAGGACCAGCCCATCAAAGTTAAAACGAGAGTCAAGTTTAGATCCCACAagccacataaaaaaaaaaaaaggagcgtGTTTGACGAGGAATGCAGTTCAATTCCAGACCATGAGACTGAGGAAAACAAGAAACAATCAATCTGGTGTTTTCATGGACGTCCCTAGAATATCAGTCAAGACTATACAACACTTCCTGCTTCCTTGCTGGGGGTAAGGAATAGAGAAAGGTGTGACACTGCAGCGAGTGGCAGGCAAGGCCATCTTCTATTCTGTCAAACCTAATCATGCCTTCGTCAATTACAATATGGAGCAAGCCTTCTgcccccttttcttcttcttttgctttgGAGGCTGGAGCACCACCTTGATGGCTGCGTCAAAAACCGCCTTCACATTCTGAAATTACAACAGAAATCCTATCAATGGCAATGGGCATAGACAAAGTGCACATTGAGAGCAAAATGAAGAGGACGTGTGTACCTGCTGTGTTTTTGAACTGCATTCGATGTAGAAAGGAGCTCCAATAAGTTTTTTCAATTCCTCTCCCTTCAGCAAAAGCAAAGCCACGATGACAAATTAATGATAGGAACTTACACGAAGAAATTTTTGGTGTGTGGAGTGTTGGGGGAAAAGGCAGATGCTTGAGGATGGTCATTTTTTACCTGGGCAGTATTAATCGGCACTGCACCAGGATGGTCAACAAAGAACTGCTTATCTTCCCGGAGATCTACAAATGGAAAATgaacataattaataataaaaaaaatatgttggctTTGAGAAACATTATTTTGAGACAAATTTTAGTCAATTAGAAATGGGGAGTGTTGCTCATTTTCAAAAATTGCGTACAGCATAATCAAGCAccagtataaaaaaattaggtctTCGTGAAATTTTTCATGACAGATGCAAAGAAAGAACAGCTAATAACCCTAGTTGGCAAACTCAACTAATACCAAGTCATTTTCCatcttaaataaaagatatgacATTTAAATGGATGCCAATAGACAGAAGAGAATGGAGCATTAAAACCTAAAATACATTGAGCTCCCCAAACAGTTGCTACAAGCAACATGCTAAAATTATGACAGCCAAACACTCTCAAAAGGCATTAAATAAGAAATCTCCCACAACCACACACCAATCTGTGCAACAACAGGTAATACCAAGGAGCAACATGTCAAACTTTATTACACATACCAATATGAAAGAGGCAGtgtgaaaaggaaaagaagtgaTGTGTTGTGCAGTTATTAAAGCTACGATATGCCTGGCATAATTGATCAAGGGTAAGGGACAGTGATTAGTTCATTTAATTTGATGCAGTAGTCCTATAACAGTAGCTTTGAGTGTAAAGTCCAACCAGCTTGGGAAAACAAATTTGGATACCCCATCATGATTAAGAGGTGGTGATCAAGAAAGTCTTACCAAGTTTTGTTCCAACAAGAATAATTGGAACCCCGGGAGCATAATGCCTCAGTTCTGGAATCCACTGAAATGGAAAGCCAGTAAAGAGTTTATCAGCACAAAGAAATATAGAGATGTAATATCACAGGAATTTAATCAAAAGAGATATCCACGAACAAACCTTTTTGGCAACATTTTCATAGCTGGCCTTGCTAATTAAAGAGAACGCAAGAATAAAGACATCTGCCCCTCGATAACTCAAAGGTCTTAATCTATTGTAGTCCTCCTGACCTGTTCAATGAAATTCTTTAAACTAAACACAAGAAAGCACTCCAGCAAATAAAATGCATAACAAGAATGCGTAAAGACAAATTACCAGCTGTATCCCATAATCCTAAGTTCACAGTGTTTCCATCCACAACCACATTTGCGCTGAAGTTGTCAAAAACAGTCGGTACATAGTCCTGTTATAGCAAAAAACTACATAATATCACATTAACAGCCGGAAAAGTATCCCCGCGACTCTTTACCAGAAAGCACAAATCACATTGCACAGCATGCTCCAAATAATTCCTAAAAATTCACTGATGACGCCAATGCACATTGAAATATGCCCAAATATTCTTCAAGATTCAGCAACGAATAATTCCCAATCTAGAAAACCAAAACTAATAATTCGAAATTCCAGAGTCAAATGATTACACGCACAATCATTGCATTTATCATGACATGTATACAACAGGAACCCTAAATTTTCCAGTTCAAATCTAATTTCTACCCTAAAtgataaaccaaaaaaagaacactaaaaaaatgcaaaaaataaaaaaacaaagaatattcaGTAAAGTTGCTtgctatttaaattattttcacaaATTCTAACGTCAAGCAAAGATCTCCACAAAAACACAATGTGCGAAATTACGAAAGAGgacagggagggagggagagagagagagagtaccgTAGGGAAAGTATTGCTGGTGTAGGAAATAAGCATACAAGTTTTGCCAACAGCACCGTCGCCGACAGTCACGCACTTAATGAACCTGGACGCGCTCATTTCAACCGTCCGATCTCTTCACTTACcactacttcttcttcttcttcaatgcCTCTGATTCCTCCTTCGCCTCTCTTTTCTCCGATCAGAACTTGAAGTCGATAACAGTGACCTTGACTCGTGATTGTTCGTTACAAGTTCAAGAATTGAAATGATCGGACGCTAAGGCTCGAGACGGAACCCTCATTTGAAGAGTGTGGAAAGAAACGGGGACTAGGTAACCCTGATTTTTCAATGCGAGAACAGTGTGAGAAAAAAGAGGAAGCGAGCGGGGGAGAGAggggggggtgggggggagGGAACAATATTTTGCGGTAGAGGCGTTTGTTTGGGATTGGCTGACCTAGACAACCATTTGCCAGCTAAGGTGTGTCTGTCTAACCACTCCTGATagtctctccctctccctctccccccACCCCGCAACgttttctgatttatttatgtatttgcctttttgtcttcttcttaCGGCCATTTATTTAAGAGTATGTTACAGGAAACATTTTAGTGTgtggaaattgattttttttattttttaatcttatttatgCGGTATTGCTTGAGAATAAAAGTACGTTTACAAgtaatttttgataaaaataaattaaattaattttaagtaaataatatatatggtaaaaatagttgaaatcaatttttttaataagatacgCAGTATAAGTTAAAAGTTAGAACtgacttttaacttttatttaaatcaaaagatgattttaatttttaaataatctttttatttaagtaagaatttatttttaataaaaaaaaatttacaactcTTCAGCAAGTTAATGCCAGTGTAGTGgaattcattcattctttctttctttctttctttcttttgggtATTTGAATTCtggatttaaattgaatttg
Protein-coding sequences here:
- the LOC133692572 gene encoding rac-like GTP-binding protein ARAC5 translates to MSASRFIKCVTVGDGAVGKTCMLISYTSNTFPTDYVPTVFDNFSANVVVDGNTVNLGLWDTAGQEDYNRLRPLSYRGADVFILAFSLISKASYENVAKKWIPELRHYAPGVPIILVGTKLDLREDKQFFVDHPGAVPINTAQGEELKKLIGAPFYIECSSKTQQNVKAVFDAAIKVVLQPPKQKKKKRGQKACSIL
- the LOC133692574 gene encoding vacuolar protein sorting-associated protein 35B-like isoform X2; the encoded protein is MILAGIEDEDKWLAEGIAGIQHNAFYMHRALDSNNLRDALKCSALMLSELRTSKLSPHKYYDLYMRAFDELRKLEIFFKDESRHGVSIVDLYELVQHAGNILPRLYLLCTVGSVYIKSKEAPAKDVLKDLVEMCRGVQHPIRGLFLRSYLAQVSRDKLLDLGSKYEGAEDTVMDAVEFVLQNFTEMNKLWVRMQHQGPVWVKEKLEKERSELRDLVGKNLHVLSQIEGVDLEIYRDTVLPRVLEQVVNCKDELAQYYFMDCIIQVFPDEYHLQTLETLLGACPQLQPTVDVKTVLSRLMARLSNYAASSADVLPEFLQVEAFAKLSSAIGKVIEAQVDMPIVGAVALYVSLLTFTLHVHPERLDYVDQVLGACVKKLSGKPKLEDIRAKKQFVALLSAPLEKYNDIVTALTLSNYPHVMDCLDYETNKIMAMVIIQSAMKNNTCISTADKVEVLFELIKGLIKDLDETATDELDEEDFKEEQNSVACLIHMLYNDDSEEMLKIICVVRKHIMAGGSQRLPFTVPPLIFSALRLVRKLQDQDGNVVGEEEPATPKKVFQLLNEAANDCDLEPVAYEFFTQAFILYEEEVADSKAQVTALHLIIGALQRMNVFGVENRDTLTHKATGHSAKLLKKPDQCRAVYACSHLFWVDDQDGIKDGERVLLCLKRALRIANAAQQIANATRGCSGPVTLFVEILNKYLYFFEKGNPQITSAAIQGLIELITNEMQSDSTTPDPASDAFFASTIRYIQFQKQKGGVMGEKFGPIKV
- the LOC133692574 gene encoding vacuolar protein sorting-associated protein 35B-like isoform X1 — protein: MILAGIEDEDKWLAEGIAGIQHNAFYMHRALDSNNLRDALKCSALMLSELRTSKLSPHKYYDLYMRAFDELRKLEIFFKDESRHGVSIVDLYELVQHAGNILPRLYLLCTVGSVYIKSKEAPAKDVLKDLVEMCRGVQHPIRGLFLRSYLAQVSRDKLLDLGSKYEGAEDTVMDAVEFVLQNFTEMNKLWVRMQHQGPVWVKEKLEKERSELRDLVGKNLHVLSQIEGVDLEIYRDTVLPRVLEQVVNCKDELAQYYFMDCIIQVFPDEYHLQTLETLLGACPQLQPTVDVKTVLSRLMARLSNYAASSADVLPEFLQVEAFAKLSSAIGKVIEAQVDMPIVGAVALYVSLLTFTLHVHPERLDYVDQVLGACVKKLSGKPKLEDIRAKKQFVALLSAPLEKYNDIVTALTLSNYPHVMDCLDYETNKIMAMVIIQSAMKNNTCISTADKVEVLFELIKGLIKDLDETATDELDEEDFKEEQNSVACLIHMLYNDDSEEMLKIICVVRKHIMAGGSQRLPFTVPPLIFSALRLVRKLQDQDGNVVGEEEPATPKKVFQLLNETIEALSSVSSPELALRLYLQCAEAANDCDLEPVAYEFFTQAFILYEEEVADSKAQVTALHLIIGALQRMNVFGVENRDTLTHKATGHSAKLLKKPDQCRAVYACSHLFWVDDQDGIKDGERVLLCLKRALRIANAAQQIANATRGCSGPVTLFVEILNKYLYFFEKGNPQITSAAIQGLIELITNEMQSDSTTPDPASDAFFASTIRYIQFQKQKGGVMGEKFGPIKV
- the LOC133692574 gene encoding vacuolar protein sorting-associated protein 35B-like isoform X3 codes for the protein MRVDMAFRLLIYTNLCNMLEIYCLDLGSVYIKSKEAPAKDVLKDLVEMCRGVQHPIRGLFLRSYLAQVSRDKLLDLGSKYEGAEDTVMDAVEFVLQNFTEMNKLWVRMQHQGPVWVKEKLEKERSELRDLVGKNLHVLSQIEGVDLEIYRDTVLPRVLEQVVNCKDELAQYYFMDCIIQVFPDEYHLQTLETLLGACPQLQPTVDVKTVLSRLMARLSNYAASSADVLPEFLQVEAFAKLSSAIGKVIEAQVDMPIVGAVALYVSLLTFTLHVHPERLDYVDQVLGACVKKLSGKPKLEDIRAKKQFVALLSAPLEKYNDIVTALTLSNYPHVMDCLDYETNKIMAMVIIQSAMKNNTCISTADKVEVLFELIKGLIKDLDETATDELDEEDFKEEQNSVACLIHMLYNDDSEEMLKIICVVRKHIMAGGSQRLPFTVPPLIFSALRLVRKLQDQDGNVVGEEEPATPKKVFQLLNETIEALSSVSSPELALRLYLQCAEAANDCDLEPVAYEFFTQAFILYEEEVADSKAQVTALHLIIGALQRMNVFGVENRDTLTHKATGHSAKLLKKPDQCRAVYACSHLFWVDDQDGIKDGERVLLCLKRALRIANAAQQIANATRGCSGPVTLFVEILNKYLYFFEKGNPQITSAAIQGLIELITNEMQSDSTTPDPASDAFFASTIRYIQFQKQKGGVMGEKFGPIKV